GAGTTGTTACACAAAGTGACCCCCTCTGCTCAATGGATGCATCCTCACCTCGTCTGTCTCACGCCTGACGGCCATTTTGTAGTTCATTATGCTGACCAGAAAGGCTGTCTGGCTTTGTTCACTTGTAACGGCCAGCAGCTGTCTCACCACACACTTGACGAACCAACACTGGTGAGTcttataccataattatacatgtagcgccAAATTTTCGTGGAGCACAATTTTCGTAgattgacaataattatgcacctcAAAATTTGGAAGTATTGTATACTTCTACTGTAAAAGGGGCTATCTTCGAATATAAAATCCGCGTTGATTTTGAGCAATCTGCAAAATATTAGGTCCTTGAAATATATGTTAGCTAGTCTGGTTACTCACAGCGTGTCCTCTCCCTCTGTACAGGCTCTGGCTGTCACCAAGGACGGACGTTATGTCATCACGGGGGGCTTTGACTGTCGTGTTAAAGTGTTCTCTGCCCACAACATGAAACTACAGTATTCACATGAGAGCTTTGATAGTAGCATCCGATCATTACACATCTCAGAGGACCAGAAGTGAGcatcacacatgcagtcatgtacatgtagcctcaAACCaagccgattaaaatacgtattttacgtattttaatcggcttGGGTTCGAGGCTAGCAGTCACATCATTATCATCGTTGTCTTATGCATTATTTTTCTGCAGGTTCGTATTTGCTGGTCTTGCCTCAGGCACTGTGGCTGTGCTCACTACACACTATTGGATGCACTAATCCTCACAGGTCACAGGTCAAACTAACACTTTATTTAGCAGAACCATTAGAATAGCTTTTTTATGGATTTAATTTTCTTAGATTTCACTCGCTCAGTGCACTACCCAAATTCTCATTTTGTATTGTGTTCACGTTTTCTCAGTGTCTTTATAACAAAACTAAAACAAGTGTCAAACAAGTTTTGTTCGTACAATAACATAACAGTTATAAGCGTGTCCTCTGTAGCTATATATGGTAACAGTTGCTATGGTGGGTTGCTACGAAGAGAGCTCTGtgatgagggggtggaggcTCGTGTTCCGTGGCTAGTGTTGACCTTTGTCACCGGGTGAACCCACGAGGTGGTCTTGGTCTCAtggctgtgtgggggggggtgatgtcatatatagtgtgcatgcatgattgagggggggggggtcttaCTTGACATAGTACTTGTGTCCATCctcagtgtacacagtgtccCATCCAAATGGAAGAGCTGTACACACCAACATACATAATTAAAGTACACACATTaattaaacataattattatataagtTATATCAaccattatatatacatatacgtacACTGTGCAGAGTGCATGGGACCACACCACAGGTTCATTATTGTCACAATTTTAAttgataattaattaagtAATTTATGAAGCATTTCAGTTCCACTTATTTCGTACCATATACAGTACACTAACTTAATCCACTTCACTCACTGTCGGTCTGCAGCAGTTTCTGCACGGCTGTCACTGTCTCCTTTGCCTCCTGTGCTAAACTAGTGGCTGTGATCTTGGCATGACGTGACAAGTACTGTGGTGGTCGGGGGTTACCCGTCACTGCATCGCCCCTAGCAACAGACACACCCTCCCCATGTGGGTGGTACCTATGTGTGGGGTGACATAAGtacgagtgtgtgtgcatatgtgtgtgtggtgtgtgtgtacttacaATATTCTGTCAGCATCAGGAGACTTGAGGAGAGCCTCGTGACAGTTCTGTACAGGGTGAGGTAATGAGTactgtacacccacacacacacatacaagcaTACACACATCTCATTCTTACGTACCTCCACAAACTGTAACAGGTGCTCAGTGGCCACTTGGAAGCGCTTCGAGATTGCCTTCTCTTTCCGTAGCTCACACTCGAGGGCCGATACATGACCTCTCGTCTCACCGTCATTCTAATTAACCAAACAGTTTATACGTAGAAATATCGATAACTGGGACTGTCCCTCTTACCCTATCCACTTGCTGCTGCTCTCTCAGTACAGACAATTCATCTGCCATCCGTCGCATGTCCTGGTCATGTGCAGAGGTGTAGTAACATTAGTACTTATCACAGGGGCAAGGTACTCACATCCTCTAGTTGATTGGCCTTATCTCGTGATGCCTTGGCTGCAGCCTCTGCCAGAGCAGCCCTCTTCTTCAGCACAGTCTGGCTGTCCTCTGAGTATGAGTCTTGACGAGGAGCGGGGGACCTACTCACTAGCTCCTGTAATAATTACAAACCatgaatagctagctacagcatGCATTGCCTTACCTGTCGGTCTGCCTCCCTGAGTTCAGAGAGTCCACTGTCGGATAGTTTCAAACGCTCCCTACGTTGTCCAATATCGTGGAGTTGTTGTCTCATGGCGCCCAGTTCATCTGTGCCAGGGCTAGCAATGTGAGGCTGTGACACTGCTAGCTTAAGTTGAGAGGGGAAGGGACTGTACTCCATAGCAAGATGATCTACACTGGTAGCCTGTAACAATATCATTATTAGAAAACACTCTCTAGCCAGTCTCTTTATTGAGTACCTTTCTGGACAGTGAGGGTAGTTCCAGGCTGTCCTTTTGTGTGAGAGCATATGCTAGGCTGGCCTCGAGACGGGCATCATCAAGCTGGAATGCAAACATTTCCCTAGCCAGTGTCACGAAGTCAGCAAACACGACCCGGCCGTCCTCGCCAATATCCAGCCTATCTCTCATCTCGTCCTGCTGCTGACCAGTTGTCATGTGACCCATATAGTTCAGCGCCTGGGGTGGGTTggataattttgagcataataggcacCTTTATCAGGCAAGTTTTGGGAATACAGGTCAGTATGAAATCAGAATCATAGTATAAACATGTGTAGGCCTGACGGAAGTGGgatgatacacacacacacatgcatacagtggtTTTTACTTACCCACTCAAGTTTGTTTAATTTGACCCTAGCACTTGGTTCCATGGACATCCGCTTGTGCAGTGAGTCATACCTGCTCCCCTCTGTGCAAGAAGAGCAATCTCACACCTTACATTACACAACCAGACCCTCACCAGCATGGCCCTTCTTAGCAAGGTAGCGTTGTGGAGGACCCTTCCTAAGTGACTCATCCCTACCCCCTCTAGTAGATACCTCCAGTGAAGAGTTGTCCACTGTGTCTGTGAGGACAGGTGTAGGGATAATAACAACTCTACTGTGTTAGCTGGTGTCATCTCATACCAGTGACTCTACTTGTTGACTGGCTGGTGACTGGTAGAGTGTCAGAGTCGAATATTGAGTTATGGTTTCTTGTGGGAGTAGGGAGTCCAGAGTGCACAAGTCCACTGGGCCTCTCCACAGCAATAGTATAGGCCTTGATCTGAGGTCTGGAGGGGTGCATTAGAAGATGGTTAACTTACAGGGTTGATTGCAACAGAATAATGGGCCAGCAATTAATGTAACTGTGGTTTTGTGCAGTATACAAGAACTACCACATTGTACCACAGATccagagctacaaaatgcaaaAATTTTGGGTCAAATTTATCATCTGTCTATGGCAGTTAAAGAAAATCATTTCCCTTTACTATTGAAATAAATATTGTCACTGGTAGTCACCTGATCTTGAGCTGTGTGAGTGTAGTGAGAGCATTCTCCCTCGTCATGTTGTTGAACAATATCCCATTCACTGAGAGCATTCGATCTCCCTTCCTCAACTGTCcatcctacacacacacacacacagtgacacacagtgacacacagtgacacacagtgacacacagtgacacccacccacccacccacacacacagttacacacagtgacacccacacacccacacacacacacacacacacacacacacacacacacacacacacacacacacacacacacacccacccacacacacacacacacacagtctcaaAGAGAATGCTCACACAGTCTCAAAGAGAATGCTATGCAATCATTGGGCTACCCATGAAGTGAAGGCATATTCATAAcctgtacattgtacagtgttggactataattatgaatataatataattatgtgtccaCCCACCCCCTTACCTTGGCAGCAGCCATTCCATCGAGGATCTTCTCAATAAAGATGTGAGGTCCATCTTGGCGATTAATCCCTCCCCCGATCACAATCCCCAGACCACCACCCTTGGGTATCACAAACGAATGAGTAGCTAGCCCAGCAGACAATGGTGGAGACACTGCTCTGCCCTCAGGGGTTGCCCTGCATGTGTAGGGAAAAGACACAATAAATATATGTAACCTCCAATACACGTGTATTtatacgcataattataccctccAATTACATGGTGTAGTACTCTCTCACCTGTGATACTCTGCAGAGTGTTGTCTTTGTCTCGCCATGATGGAGTCCTCATCAAACATTGGAGGGTCAGTGTTGGGTAATGGCGGGGGAGAGGAGTCACTCACACTCCGGCCGTGTACTGACACCATCACATCGCTGAGGGCTACCTCTGGAGAGCTACTACTGACCACACGTCTCTGGATCATTGGTTTGTCTATATCATCCTCACTGTCAAGGTCAGTAGTCACTTGTGTGAGGTTACTGGAAGCTGATGATGGTCGGGTGTTGGTAGCCACAGTGCCATCACTGAAAGCAGCCGAGGCACGTACGCTCTTAGGTGGCTCTGTTATCTCACGAGGTGTGGATGTGGCTACTGGTCCACTGACAGCTCCTGCTGGGTAAGGAGTGATGGAGCTGGGTCAATGTGTATATACTGGTTACCGTTCTGAGTGGTTGGGAGTGCTGGCTGCAATAGGATTGAGCTCGAGAGTCTTCTAAACTCATCTCGTGATGTTGGACTGCGTGAGACGACCAGCTTGATGGTGTTGGTCTTAGCACAGGTTTGTAGGGTAGACacagccctgtgtgtgtgtgtgtgggggaggggtgggggtgggtgtgcatgcgtgtgtgtgtgtgtgtgtgtgtgtgtgtgtgtgtgtgtgtgtgtgtgtgcgtgtgtgtgtgtgtgtgtgtgtgtgtgtgtgtgtgtgcatgcgtgtgtgtgtggatagagAATTTACTTTTCATTGGAGACACCGACGAGGTTGGTCCCATTGGCCTCAATGAGTTGATCCCCTCTCTGGAGACGACCTGTGGATGATAACGGTGGTGTGTTAGGCCGGCTGTAtgtgtgcacacacactcaccgtCTCTGGCAGCCAGACTAGCTTGGATCACCTCCTTCACAAATATGCCAAACTTGTCACTGGAGGTCG
This genomic stretch from Halichondria panicea chromosome 16, odHalPani1.1, whole genome shotgun sequence harbors:
- the LOC135350524 gene encoding syntaxin-binding protein 4-like isoform X1, coding for MATKNNRDLLLEVIISGTRAGLGIRIVGGINTTSSDKFGIFVKEVIQASLAARDGRLQRGDQLIEANGTNLVGVSNEKAVSTLQTCAKTNTIKLVVSRSPTSRDEFRRLSSSILLQPALPTTQNAGAVSGPVATSTPREITEPPKSVRASAAFSDGTVATNTRPSSASSNLTQVTTDLDSEDDIDKPMIQRRVVSSSSPEVALSDVMVSVHGRSVSDSSPPPLPNTDPPMFDEDSIMARQRQHSAEYHRATPEGRAVSPPLSAGLATHSFVIPKGGGLGIVIGGGINRQDGPHIFIEKILDGMAAAKDGQLRKGDRMLSVNGILFNNMTRENALTTLTQLKIRPQIKAYTIAVERPSGLVHSGLPTPTRNHNSIFDSDTLPVTSQSTSRVTDTVDNSSLEVSTRGGRDESLRKGPPQRYLAKKGHAEGSRYDSLHKRMSMEPSARVKLNKLEWALNYMGHMTTGQQQDEMRDRLDIGEDGRVVFADFVTLAREMFAFQLDDARLEASLAYALTQKDSLELPSLSRKATSVDHLAMEYSPFPSQLKLAVSQPHIASPGTDELGAMRQQLHDIGQRRERLKLSDSGLSELREADRQELVSRSPAPRQDSYSEDSQTVLKKRAALAEAAAKASRDKANQLEDDMRRMADELSVLREQQQVDRNDGETRGHVSALECELRKEKAISKRFQVATEHLLQFVENCHEALLKSPDADRILYHPHGEGVSVARGDAVTGNPRPPQYLSRHAKITATSLAQEAKETVTAVQKLLQTDTLPFGWDTVYTEDGHKYYVNHETKTTSWVHPVTKVNTSHGTRASTPSSQSSLRSNPP
- the LOC135350524 gene encoding syntaxin-binding protein 4-like isoform X2, which produces MATKNNRDLLLEVIISGTRAGLGIRIVGGINTTSSDKFGIFVKEVIQASLAARDGRLQRGDQLIEANGTNLVGVSNEKAVSTLQTCAKTNTIKLVVSRSPTSRDEFRRLSSSILLQPALPTTQNGAVSGPVATSTPREITEPPKSVRASAAFSDGTVATNTRPSSASSNLTQVTTDLDSEDDIDKPMIQRRVVSSSSPEVALSDVMVSVHGRSVSDSSPPPLPNTDPPMFDEDSIMARQRQHSAEYHRATPEGRAVSPPLSAGLATHSFVIPKGGGLGIVIGGGINRQDGPHIFIEKILDGMAAAKDGQLRKGDRMLSVNGILFNNMTRENALTTLTQLKIRPQIKAYTIAVERPSGLVHSGLPTPTRNHNSIFDSDTLPVTSQSTSRVTDTVDNSSLEVSTRGGRDESLRKGPPQRYLAKKGHAEGSRYDSLHKRMSMEPSARVKLNKLEWALNYMGHMTTGQQQDEMRDRLDIGEDGRVVFADFVTLAREMFAFQLDDARLEASLAYALTQKDSLELPSLSRKATSVDHLAMEYSPFPSQLKLAVSQPHIASPGTDELGAMRQQLHDIGQRRERLKLSDSGLSELREADRQELVSRSPAPRQDSYSEDSQTVLKKRAALAEAAAKASRDKANQLEDDMRRMADELSVLREQQQVDRNDGETRGHVSALECELRKEKAISKRFQVATEHLLQFVENCHEALLKSPDADRILYHPHGEGVSVARGDAVTGNPRPPQYLSRHAKITATSLAQEAKETVTAVQKLLQTDTLPFGWDTVYTEDGHKYYVNHETKTTSWVHPVTKVNTSHGTRASTPSSQSSLRSNPP